One stretch of Amycolatopsis sp. NBC_00345 DNA includes these proteins:
- a CDS encoding nucleotide disphospho-sugar-binding domain-containing protein yields MRVLMAAPSSPARLHNLAPLAWALRTAGHDVKIAGRPAFIEEILRTSCVAVKLESGDEASLAESAALVEFAELWRPQVVVSDARAPAGTAAARAVGAVAVRVLGALDEPELGNSGDADITLDTVPPSLRAGGGPARAVRHVPYFGPVVVPNWLRRKARRSRALLSLTDETMFGPVFDAVAEADFELVCAAEAARIPAGVAMPANVRLVDSAPPAALLPTCAAVIHDGDAALALAAAAYGLPQLSLTESAIAPRIAAAGAGKTGFGEGVRTLTSDEKLCRAAKALREEIAALPAPPAVVAELIR; encoded by the coding sequence ATGCGTGTGCTCATGGCCGCCCCGTCTTCGCCCGCCCGGCTGCATAATCTCGCGCCTCTCGCGTGGGCATTGCGGACGGCGGGCCATGACGTGAAAATCGCCGGACGCCCGGCTTTCATCGAAGAGATCCTCCGCACCAGTTGTGTGGCGGTCAAGCTGGAAAGCGGTGACGAAGCCTCGCTCGCCGAGTCCGCGGCCCTGGTCGAGTTCGCCGAGCTGTGGCGGCCCCAGGTCGTGGTCTCCGACGCCCGCGCACCGGCGGGAACGGCCGCCGCGCGGGCGGTCGGGGCCGTCGCCGTCCGGGTGCTCGGCGCGCTGGACGAGCCGGAGCTGGGTAACTCAGGGGACGCGGATATCACCTTGGACACCGTGCCGCCTTCGCTGCGGGCCGGGGGCGGTCCGGCCCGCGCGGTCCGGCACGTGCCCTACTTCGGCCCCGTCGTGGTGCCGAACTGGTTGCGCCGCAAGGCAAGGCGCAGCCGCGCGCTGCTGTCACTCACCGACGAGACGATGTTCGGCCCGGTGTTCGACGCGGTCGCGGAAGCGGACTTCGAACTGGTGTGCGCGGCCGAGGCGGCCCGCATCCCGGCCGGAGTCGCGATGCCGGCCAACGTCAGGCTCGTCGACTCCGCGCCACCGGCCGCGCTGCTGCCGACGTGTGCCGCGGTCATCCACGACGGCGACGCGGCACTCGCGCTCGCGGCGGCGGCGTACGGCCTGCCCCAGCTTTCCCTGACCGAATCGGCGATCGCCCCGCGGATCGCGGCGGCCGGCGCCGGAAAGACCGGCTTCGGCGAAGGGGTCCGCACGCTGACGTCCGATGAAAAGCTTTGCCGCGCCGCGAAGGCGTTGCGGGAAGAGATCGCCGCGCTGCCCGCCCCACCCGCCGTCGTGGCCGAACTGATCCGCTGA